The following proteins are encoded in a genomic region of Streptococcus equi subsp. equi:
- a CDS encoding phage protein, translating into MAQEIFDGFNALINKMYGRQSSIETFNRFVEYCQKRREENGVEPVLNPINLFAFGVGITTEEANKLRIKRYKQENGL; encoded by the coding sequence ATGGCGCAGGAGATTTTTGATGGATTTAATGCCTTAATCAATAAAATGTATGGCAGACAATCTAGCATAGAGACCTTTAACCGATTTGTCGAGTATTGTCAAAAAAGGAGAGAGGAAAACGGGGTTGAGCCTGTATTAAATCCGATCAATCTTTTTGCATTCGGCGTTGGAATCACAACGGAAGAAGCTAATAAATTAAGAATAAAACGCTACAAACAGGAGAATGGATTATGA
- a CDS encoding phage protein, with protein sequence MTKQYRETLVWYRASHKEREKLLDFGLVDKSQYMKLLRQLRKKYAI encoded by the coding sequence ATGACAAAACAGTACAGAGAGACACTTGTCTGGTATCGAGCAAGCCACAAAGAGCGTGAGAAGCTACTTGATTTTGGACTAGTTGATAAATCACAGTACATGAAGCTATTGCGCCAATTGCGGAAAAAATATGCGATTTAG
- a CDS encoding phage protein codes for MTPEEAEKAKIRAKKEIEVFSIYLEQAIDTFGSMLGPQEVFLAAGFAYLGAGQTDIHAAIEGLYEQIQ; via the coding sequence ATGACACCAGAAGAAGCAGAAAAAGCAAAAATCAGAGCTAAAAAAGAAATTGAAGTTTTTAGCATATACCTTGAACAGGCGATTGATACTTTTGGCAGCATGCTAGGCCCCCAGGAAGTCTTTTTGGCAGCAGGGTTTGCCTACCTTGGTGCAGGTCAGACTGACATACATGCGGCCATCGAGGGGTTATATGAGCAAATCCAATGA
- the recT gene encoding Recombinational DNA repair protein RecT (prophage associated) has translation MASEIVTIQKDITDIVNSKISMLRNEGLVIAPNYAPANALKSAFFKILKTKDRNKRAALEVCTKDSIANSLLEMVTQGLSPAKNQCYFIVYGNELQLQRSYFGTMAVLLQQKKIKSIKSEVIYEGDDFELEIVDGEKKFKKHDTHWKNQDNPIEGAYCIIEDIDGNAKLTLMTKKEIDKAWSKTKTGGGTQKEFPQEMAKKTVINRAAKFFINISDDSDILADSINKTTADEYIDDRQVKDVTETQSPAQTLLDNMKHDEQMSNVETIQSEQLMHDPETGEIIDAEVVEADLKESDMEEPF, from the coding sequence ATGGCAAGTGAAATTGTAACAATTCAAAAAGATATCACTGATATCGTTAATTCAAAAATTAGTATGCTTCGGAACGAAGGTCTTGTAATTGCCCCAAATTATGCTCCAGCAAATGCTTTAAAATCAGCGTTTTTTAAAATTTTAAAGACCAAAGACAGAAACAAGCGTGCTGCCCTTGAGGTTTGCACAAAAGATTCGATTGCAAACTCACTTCTTGAAATGGTAACACAAGGTTTATCACCAGCAAAAAACCAATGCTATTTTATCGTTTATGGGAATGAGCTCCAACTGCAAAGATCATATTTCGGAACAATGGCAGTTTTATTGCAGCAGAAAAAAATTAAATCAATTAAGTCAGAAGTTATTTATGAAGGTGACGATTTTGAGCTTGAAATTGTAGATGGTGAAAAGAAATTCAAAAAGCATGATACTCATTGGAAAAATCAAGACAATCCAATTGAAGGGGCTTATTGCATTATTGAGGATATAGATGGTAACGCTAAGCTAACACTGATGACAAAAAAAGAGATTGATAAAGCGTGGTCTAAGACAAAGACTGGTGGAGGGACACAAAAAGAATTCCCTCAGGAAATGGCCAAAAAAACAGTTATCAACAGAGCTGCTAAGTTTTTTATCAACATCAGTGATGACAGTGATATTTTGGCAGATTCTATTAACAAGACCACCGCAGATGAATATATTGACGATCGTCAAGTTAAAGATGTAACGGAAACACAGTCACCTGCACAGACACTACTCGATAACATGAAGCATGACGAGCAAATGAGCAATGTCGAAACGATTCAAAGTGAACAATTGATGCATGATCCAGAAACAGGAGAAATCATTGATGCAGAGGTTGTTGAGGCGGACCTAAAGGAATCTGATATGGAGGAGCCATTCTAA
- a CDS encoding phage protein produces MSENLTLFENLNDIKPAEPAELSFDFEFTPAEIKIKGKEKLEEILAAYAKKYDGYTVTAETFEDDAKVRAKLNTLQKDINNSVKTKLAEYNNPLDDVKQWVNSIIEPIKKITKTIDEGVKHFEEIERQKRANTIKETFEAAIAETGVDIDIRLFESNFDTMSAKGYFMADNVRVNTATKKAINELVAEEVAKKQEREQALIQISEAAAKADFGPAIYIKRFENGAQLADILQAIADDKLLADKVREEEKLKAELSKRVEEMTALAQREGLQPGKYVKLLEDGESALVVFETLMDDSKKMQAKIAQKNAEAHQQQTEHTEYMSEASNSGVNELETDKVINNIIKQENALEAKIEPNKSVTKWQGDFKITFPDSETAKLFGGQGGLYEKHSVIVEKLGEWVKIND; encoded by the coding sequence ATGAGCGAAAATTTAACACTTTTTGAAAATTTAAATGACATTAAACCAGCCGAACCCGCTGAGCTGAGTTTTGATTTTGAGTTTACTCCAGCCGAAATCAAAATCAAAGGGAAAGAGAAGCTCGAAGAGATTTTAGCAGCCTACGCTAAAAAATACGATGGCTACACAGTGACAGCCGAAACCTTTGAAGACGATGCAAAGGTTAGAGCAAAACTCAACACTTTGCAGAAAGATATTAATAACTCTGTAAAAACAAAACTCGCAGAATACAATAACCCTCTTGATGATGTTAAGCAGTGGGTTAACTCAATTATTGAGCCAATCAAAAAAATTACAAAAACGATTGATGAGGGTGTTAAACACTTTGAAGAAATCGAACGTCAGAAGCGTGCAAATACAATCAAAGAAACCTTTGAAGCTGCTATCGCTGAAACAGGTGTAGATATTGATATCCGATTATTCGAATCCAATTTTGACACCATGTCAGCCAAAGGGTATTTTATGGCCGACAATGTTCGGGTTAATACTGCTACCAAAAAGGCCATTAACGAGTTGGTTGCTGAAGAAGTAGCAAAAAAACAGGAACGTGAGCAGGCGCTTATCCAAATTTCAGAAGCTGCTGCCAAAGCGGATTTTGGACCAGCTATCTATATCAAACGATTTGAAAATGGCGCACAACTGGCAGATATCTTACAAGCAATCGCTGACGATAAGCTGCTTGCTGACAAGGTGCGCGAAGAAGAAAAACTCAAAGCAGAACTATCTAAGCGAGTAGAAGAAATGACAGCCCTGGCACAACGCGAAGGGTTGCAACCAGGCAAATATGTAAAATTGCTTGAAGATGGCGAGTCTGCTTTAGTCGTTTTTGAAACTCTGATGGACGATTCTAAAAAAATGCAGGCCAAGATAGCACAAAAAAACGCAGAAGCGCATCAGCAACAAACAGAACATACCGAATATATGTCTGAGGCCTCAAATTCGGGGGTAAACGAGCTCGAAACAGACAAGGTGATAAATAATATCATCAAACAAGAAAATGCCTTAGAAGCCAAAATAGAGCCGAATAAGAGCGTCACAAAATGGCAAGGCGATTTTAAAATCACTTTCCCGGATTCAGAAACAGCTAAACTATTTGGCGGGCAAGGCGGATTATACGAAAAGCATAGCGTGATTGTTGAAAAATTAGGTGAATGGGTGAAGATTAATGACTAA
- a CDS encoding phage protein, whose protein sequence is MTKLTEENYYQDREWLSNSRFKAFLDCEAKALAVENNEWEDTRDETPLLVGNYLHSYFESPEAHEKFKAENGAKMISSRGVTKGELKKDYKVAQNMIETLETDEIFNLMYHGQSGDNVLKEMIIYGEILGIKVKGKVDSINLTKGYFCDLKTMKSIHSDEWSNDLRKRVPGVAANIIGFKYHIQMGLYQELLRQMTGKTFQPLIIAISKENVPDKELIELGQTWLDEGLQLFENNVEHVHEVIIGKAEAKSCGRCDYCRSQKKLNRVVDLDDLIAGIF, encoded by the coding sequence ATGACTAAATTAACCGAAGAAAATTATTATCAAGACCGAGAATGGTTGTCTAACTCAAGATTTAAGGCTTTCCTTGATTGTGAGGCTAAAGCTTTAGCTGTCGAAAACAACGAGTGGGAAGATACCAGAGATGAGACACCGCTTTTGGTTGGTAACTACCTTCACAGCTATTTCGAAAGTCCTGAAGCTCATGAGAAATTCAAAGCCGAGAATGGAGCTAAGATGATTTCCAGTCGTGGAGTTACAAAAGGGGAACTCAAAAAAGATTACAAAGTAGCGCAAAACATGATTGAAACGCTAGAAACTGATGAGATATTTAATCTCATGTACCATGGCCAATCTGGTGATAATGTTTTGAAAGAAATGATCATATACGGGGAAATCTTAGGCATAAAAGTTAAAGGAAAAGTTGATTCAATCAATTTAACAAAAGGTTATTTTTGTGACTTAAAAACGATGAAAAGCATACACAGCGACGAATGGAGTAATGACTTGCGTAAGCGTGTACCTGGTGTAGCAGCTAACATTATCGGGTTTAAATACCATATCCAGATGGGGCTCTATCAAGAATTACTCAGACAGATGACTGGAAAAACGTTTCAACCGCTAATCATTGCAATCAGCAAAGAGAATGTACCAGATAAGGAACTTATCGAACTTGGCCAAACGTGGCTAGATGAAGGGTTGCAACTTTTTGAAAACAATGTGGAGCATGTGCACGAAGTCATCATTGGTAAAGCTGAAGCTAAGTCGTGTGGACGTTGTGATTACTGTCGAAGTCAGAAAAAGCTTAATAGGGTGGTTGATCTCGATGATTTGATTGCAGGAATTTTTTAG
- a CDS encoding phage protein, with protein MEQIKITGTDTILILDRVDRDFVIEGNLAERWRFTSKFIKIDDELSLDEDGELFEIVYDLMLEAKPHNVINLTSSYFAKEHKKDTDEIIKVFAFIEDNKKNIFETLGIRGVLE; from the coding sequence ATGGAACAAATCAAAATTACAGGAACTGACACAATATTAATTTTAGATAGAGTAGATAGGGACTTTGTCATTGAGGGTAATCTAGCTGAAAGATGGCGTTTTACTAGCAAGTTTATAAAGATTGACGATGAGCTATCGCTGGACGAGGACGGCGAATTGTTTGAGATAGTTTATGACTTAATGCTAGAAGCAAAACCTCACAACGTGATTAATCTAACATCATCATATTTTGCTAAAGAACATAAGAAAGACACAGATGAAATCATAAAAGTATTTGCTTTTATCGAAGATAACAAGAAGAATATTTTTGAAACCCTTGGCATTCGCGGGGTGCTTGAATGA